The following are encoded together in the Daucus carota subsp. sativus chromosome 5, DH1 v3.0, whole genome shotgun sequence genome:
- the LOC108223730 gene encoding histone acetyltransferase GCN5 isoform X2: MDNHLTAPVRSRSTQSPSPSHSASASATSSIRKRKRASENHAPPFPSSFSDTRDGALTSNDESISARGNDSDSSDESEEVVDEDEEEYDDSMRTFTVNRLENSVGPSARTTKLKTENSVKVEPNLAGNSVTGDPVVGQSAARLGGKEDTAKSIFTENIQTGGAYSAREENLKREEEAGRLKFSCVRNDGIDEHMVWLIGLKNIFSRQLPNMPKEYIVRLVMDRTHKSVMLVRSNTVVGGITYRPYLSQKFGEIAFCAITADEQVKGYGTRLMNHLKQHARDADGLTHFLTYADNNAVGYFKKQGFTKEIYLEQERWRGYIKDYDGGILMECKIDPKLPYTDLSTMIRRQRQAIDEKIRELSNCHIVYPGIDFQKKEAGVPKRVIKVEDIPGLKEAGWSPDQYGHSRFKLLSASADNTSNQKQLTALMRALLKAIYDHPDAWPFKEPVDSRDVPDYYDIIKDPMDLKTMSKRVESEQYYMTLEMFVADAKRMFANARTYNSPETIYYKCSSRLEAHFTSKVQLGLQSGLKIQH, encoded by the exons ATGGACAATCACCTAACGGCGCCTGTACGTTCGCGGAGCACGCAATCTCCGTCGCCGTCACACTCCGCCTCGGCCTCCGCCACCTCATCAATCCGCAAACGAAAGCGCGCGTCTGAGAACCACGCGCCGCCCTTCCCGTCCTCGTTTTCCGACACTCGTGACGGCGCGCTGACCTCCAACGACGAAAGCATCAGCGCCCGCGGCAATGATTCTGACTCGTCCGACGAGTCAGAAGAGGTCGTGGACGAAGACGAAGAAGAGTATGATGATTCGATGCGCACGTTTACGGTTAATCGGTTGGAGAATAGTGTGGGACCGTCAGCACGGACTACGAAGCTCAAAACTGAAAATTCAGTTAAAGTTGAACCGAATTTGGCGGGAAACTCTGTTACAGGGGATCCAGTGGTTGGACAGAGCGCGGCGAGGTTAGGAGGTAAGGAGGATACGGCTAAGAGTATATTTACGGAGAATATACAGACTGGAGGTGCTTATAGTGCTCGAGAAGAgaatttgaaaagagaa gaGGAAGCAGGGCGACTCAAATTTTCATGTGTAAGAAATGATGGTATTGATGAGCATATGGTTTG GTTAATAGGATTGAAGAATATATTTTCTAGGCAACTGCCTAATATGCCAAAGGAGTACATTGTGCGTCTTGTGATGGACAG AACTCATAAGTCTGTAATGCTTGTCAGAAGTAACACAGTTGTTGGTGGGATAACATACCGACCATATTTAAG CCAGAAGTTTGGCGAGATAGCTTTTTGTGCAATAACAGCAGATGaacaagtaaaaggttatggcACTAGATTGATGAACCATTTAAAGCAACATGCACGTGATGCTGATGGTCTGACTCATTTTCTGACTTATGCTGATAATAACGCTGTTGGATATTTTAAGAAACAG GGCTTCACCAAAGAAATATACTTGGAGCAAGAGCGGTGGCGTGG GTATATTAAAGATTATGATGGAGGGATACTTATGGAGTGCAAAATCGATCCCAAGCTGCCGTACACTGATTTGTCAACTATGATCAGACGTCAGAGGCAG GCAATTGATGAAAAGATACGAGAACTATCAAATTGTCATATAGTCTACCCTGGAATTGATTTCCAAAAG AAAGAAGCTGGTGTACCTAAAAGAGTCATTAAAGTTGAGGACATTCCTGGTTTAA AGGAGGCTGGATGGAGTCCTGATCAGTATGGTCATTCACGATTTAAATTATTAAGTGCCTCTGCAGACAACACATCTAATCAAAAGCAATTGACTGCCCTCATGCGTGCACTTCTGAAg GCTATATATGACCATCCCGATGCTTGGCCATTTAAGGAACCAGTCGATTCACGTGATGTGCCTGATTATTACGATATAATAAAAGATCCCATGG ACCTGAAGACGATGTCAAAGCGAGTTGAATCAGAGCAATACTATATGACGCTCGAAATGTTCGTTGCAGATGCCAAAAGGATGTTTGCAAATGCGCGCACATATAACTCTCCTGAAACCATCTACTATAAATGTTCATCTAG GTTGGAAGCACATTTCACGTCAAAGGTTCAGTTAGGTCTTCAGTCGGGTCTCAAAATCCAACATTAG
- the LOC108220733 gene encoding glutathione S-transferase T3-like, with translation MESFADLSNNGTYDNHPEYLPQSPLFPPIPTTQEGGSSEVNKQKRSRTKNFSTQEDMLLMSAWLNIDLNPVHENNQTQQPYWERIAAYFHEHKQFDSDRHTNSLMHRWSSIQIAVGKFQEYYNQIDATNQSGTTEQNRVCQALELYRSIHKSSFPFMHCWNELRYSPKFASNLLKRKNKKPQHSSSLVSSPSTPDSVSFNVEDEATLELPMGRKTTEELHKITKRKVQEAEEAEDEYFKAIFVEMKESQLVARSERIKRVDELLRLERERQEFEKRKEEQEQEEKERERKKEERERKKEEREEILYEQRIMSTNTTNMDEIEAEYYSLLKSSIIKKRRSTGFQL, from the exons ATGGAGTCTTTTGCAGATTTGTCGAATAATGGTACATACGACAATCATCCAGAATATTTGCCGCAGTCCCCTTTATTTCCTCCAATCCCCACTACACAAGAAGGCGGTTCTTCTGAAGTTAATAAACAGAAAAGATCCCGGACGAAGAATTTCTCAACACAAGAGGATATGTTACTTATGTCCGCGTGGTTAAACATTGACTTGAATCCTGTTCATGAAAACAATCAAACACAACAACCATACTGGGAACGAATTGCAGCCTATTTTCATGAACATAAGCAATTTGATTCTGATCGACATACTAACTCTTTGATGCATCGGTGGTCTTCGATTCAAATTGCTGTTGGTAAATTTCAAGAGTATTACAACCAAATAGACGCTACAAATCAGAGTGGAACCACAGAACAAAATAGG GTATGCCAAGCATTGGAGCTGTACAGAAGTATACACAAATCTTCTTTCCCCTTCATGCATTGTTGGAATGAGTTGCGATATTCACCAAAATTTGCCTCCAACTTGCTAAAGAGAAAAAACAAGAAACCACAACATTCCAGTTCATTAGTCTCCTCTCCATCTACTCCAGATTCGGTTAGTTTCAATGTTGAAGATGAAGCTACTCTAGAACTACCAATGGGAAGAAAAACAACTGAAGAATTGCATAAGATCACAAAAAGAAAGGTTCAAGAAGCTGAAGAAGCTGAGGATGAATACTTTAAAGCAatatttgttgagatgaaggaATCGCAACTGGTTGCAAGAAGTGAAAGGATTAAAAGAGTGGATGAGCTGCTGAGACTGGAAAGAGAAAGACAagaatttgaaaaaagaaaagaggaacaggaacaagaagaaaaagaacGAGAACGAAAAAAGGAAGAGCGAGAAAGAAAAAAGGAAGAACGCGAAGAAATACTTTATGAGCAGCGCATTATGTCTACCAACACTACTAACATGGATGAAATTGAAGCCGAGTACTATAGTTTACTCAAATCTTCAATTATTAAGAAAAGACGCAGCACAGGATTTCAGTTGTAA
- the LOC108220514 gene encoding LOW QUALITY PROTEIN: uncharacterized protein LOC108220514 (The sequence of the model RefSeq protein was modified relative to this genomic sequence to represent the inferred CDS: substituted 1 base at 1 genomic stop codon), producing MKILSWVIVFLGLFPSGFLTFNDFDQAYPIVEPDPGHTKLQLARAGLEAIERITTPIAAVAVIGPYRSGKSFLLNQLLSLSCNEGFGVGHMRDTKTKGIWVWGTPVEVDIDGVKTSVFYLDTEGFESIGKSNVYDDRIFALATVLSSVLIYNLPETIREADISRLSFAVELAEEFYGRCALQXIQQFSLKLAVQVFHLHFPLCSCNNTDFFNLIWFLMNRVKGQDVAFEPAKLLWLIQRDFLQGKSVKEMVDEAIKRVPNPDGDKYIDQINHIRDSLAIMGDNSTAFSLPQPHLQRTKLCDLKDEDLDQNYVKKREQLKQLVVSVIRPKVVQGKHLNGKKFVSFLKQILEALNKGEIPSTVSLVEVFNKGILERCLKLYNDRMVKVGLPVSMESLQAAHEASRELSMKAFDVQHFGRHHAKKSVEQLDEEIEKVHKNFIMANEFNSAKLCERLYTSCEDKMDRLQVLRLPSMAKFNAGFLQCNRSFEIDCVGPSKTSYENRMMKMMGRSKSLFIKEYNHRLYNWLVAFSLVMVVIGRFIIKFFLIEMGAWIMFIFLETYTRMFWSAESLYYNPVWHFVVATWETLVYSPLLDVDRWAIPLCVVVSALLVYWRCYGRRRPCPQWLLPMYNSITKDQRRSE from the exons ATGAAGATTTTGAGTTGGGTCATTGTGTTTCTTGGCCTTTTTCCATCTGGGTTTTTAACATTCAATGATTTTGATCAAGC GTATCCTATTGTAGAACCAGATCCTGGACATACAAAGCTACAGCTTGCGAGGGCTGGACTGGAAGCAATTGAGAGGATCACTACCCCAATTGCAGCTGTTGCT GTGATTGGTCCGTATCGCTCTGGAAAATCGTTTCTGCTAAATCAGCTTCTCTCACTTTCCTGTAATGAAG GTTTTGGAGTGGGACACATGCGTGATACTAAAACAAAAG GTATATGGGTATGGGGAACTCCCGTAGAGGTAGATATCGATGGAGTTAAAACTTCTGTCTTTTACCTCGACACAGAGGGTTTTGAAAGTATTGGGAAGTCAAATGTATACGATGATAG GATATTTGCTTTGGCAACTGTTCTGAGTTCGGTGCTAATCTACAATTTGCCTGAGACG ATTCGTGAAGCAGACATATCTAGGTTGTCATTTGCTGTTGAGCTTGCTGAAGAGTTCTATGGAAGGTGCGCACTTCAATAAATACAACAATTTTCACTTAAACTGGCAGTACAAGTATTTCATCTTCACTTTCCTCTATGTTCTTGTAACAACACTGacttttttaatttgatatgGTTTCTCATGAACAGGGTGAAG GGGCAAGATGTTGCCTTTGAACCAGCTAAGCTTCTATGGCTTATACAACGTGACTTTTTAC AGGGGAAGTCTGTGAAAGAAATGGTTGATGAAGCTATCAAACGTGTTCCTAATCCTGATG GTGATAAATATATTGATCAG ATTAATCACATTCGTGATTCCTTGGCTATTATGGGTGACAATAGCACAGCCTTTAGCTTACCGCAG CCTCATCTTCAGCGGACAAAGCTTTGTGACTTAAAGGATGAGGACCTCGATCAAAATTATGTCAAGAAGCGAGAACaattaaaacaacttgttgtatcTGTCATTCGTCCAAAAGTTGTGCAAGGAAAACATCTAAATGGAAAGAAATTTGTATCTTTTCTGAAGCAG ATCCTTGAAGCCTTAAACAAGGGAGAGATCCCTTCAACTGTTTCTCTTGTTGAGGTTTTTAACAAGGGTATCCTGGAACGATGTCTCAAATTGTACAATGATAGGATGGTGAAAGTGGGTTTACCCGTTTCCATGGAATCTCTGCAAGCAGCCCATGAAGCTTCAAGAGAACTGTCAATGAAGGCTTTTGATGTGCAACATTTTGGTCGTCATCATGCAAAAAAATCAGTTGAACAattagatgaagaaattgagaag GTgcataaaaatttcattatggCAAACGAATTTAATTCTGCCAAGTTATGTGAGAGACTATATACTAGTTGTGAGGACAAAATGGACCGACTTCAAGTCCTCAGACTTCCGTCAATGGCAAAATTTAATGCAGGCTTCCTCCAGTGCAACAGAAGTTTTGAAATAGATTGTGTTGGCCCATCTAAAACCAGCTATGAGAATCGAATGATGAAG ATGATGGGAAGATCAAAGTCTCTATTTATTAAAGAATATAACCATCGCCTATATAATTGGTTGGTGGCCTTCTCTCTTGTCATGGTGGTAATAGGCCGGTTTATCATTAAGTTTTTTTTGATTGAGATGGGAGCTTGgataatgtttatatttttagagACGTACACGAGGATGTTTTGGTCAGCGGAGTCCCTCTATTACAACCCTGTTTGGCATTTTGTAGTAGCGACTTGGGAAACCCTTGTTTACAGCCCTCTTCTTGATGTGGACAG ATGGGCCATTCCTCTTTGTGTAGTAGTGTCGGCCTTGTTAGTTTATTGGCGGTGTTATGGAAGGAGAAGGCCTTGTCCTCAGTGGCTGTTACCAATGTACAACAGCATTACTAAAGACCAACGAAGATCAGAGTAA
- the LOC108223730 gene encoding histone acetyltransferase GCN5 isoform X1 — MDNHLTAPVRSRSTQSPSPSHSASASATSSIRKRKRASENHAPPFPSSFSDTRDGALTSNDESISARGNDSDSSDESEEVVDEDEEEYDDSMRTFTVNRLENSVGPSARTTKLKTENSVKVEPNLAGNSVTGDPVVGQSAARLGGKEDTAKSIFTENIQTGGAYSAREENLKREEEAGRLKFSCVRNDGIDEHMVWLIGLKNIFSRQLPNMPKEYIVRLVMDSFMNLVSESRYITHKSVMLVRSNTVVGGITYRPYLSQKFGEIAFCAITADEQVKGYGTRLMNHLKQHARDADGLTHFLTYADNNAVGYFKKQGFTKEIYLEQERWRGYIKDYDGGILMECKIDPKLPYTDLSTMIRRQRQAIDEKIRELSNCHIVYPGIDFQKKEAGVPKRVIKVEDIPGLKEAGWSPDQYGHSRFKLLSASADNTSNQKQLTALMRALLKAIYDHPDAWPFKEPVDSRDVPDYYDIIKDPMDLKTMSKRVESEQYYMTLEMFVADAKRMFANARTYNSPETIYYKCSSRLEAHFTSKVQLGLQSGLKIQH; from the exons ATGGACAATCACCTAACGGCGCCTGTACGTTCGCGGAGCACGCAATCTCCGTCGCCGTCACACTCCGCCTCGGCCTCCGCCACCTCATCAATCCGCAAACGAAAGCGCGCGTCTGAGAACCACGCGCCGCCCTTCCCGTCCTCGTTTTCCGACACTCGTGACGGCGCGCTGACCTCCAACGACGAAAGCATCAGCGCCCGCGGCAATGATTCTGACTCGTCCGACGAGTCAGAAGAGGTCGTGGACGAAGACGAAGAAGAGTATGATGATTCGATGCGCACGTTTACGGTTAATCGGTTGGAGAATAGTGTGGGACCGTCAGCACGGACTACGAAGCTCAAAACTGAAAATTCAGTTAAAGTTGAACCGAATTTGGCGGGAAACTCTGTTACAGGGGATCCAGTGGTTGGACAGAGCGCGGCGAGGTTAGGAGGTAAGGAGGATACGGCTAAGAGTATATTTACGGAGAATATACAGACTGGAGGTGCTTATAGTGCTCGAGAAGAgaatttgaaaagagaa gaGGAAGCAGGGCGACTCAAATTTTCATGTGTAAGAAATGATGGTATTGATGAGCATATGGTTTG GTTAATAGGATTGAAGAATATATTTTCTAGGCAACTGCCTAATATGCCAAAGGAGTACATTGTGCGTCTTGTGATGGACAG CTTCATGAATCTGGTATCAGAAAGTAGATACAT AACTCATAAGTCTGTAATGCTTGTCAGAAGTAACACAGTTGTTGGTGGGATAACATACCGACCATATTTAAG CCAGAAGTTTGGCGAGATAGCTTTTTGTGCAATAACAGCAGATGaacaagtaaaaggttatggcACTAGATTGATGAACCATTTAAAGCAACATGCACGTGATGCTGATGGTCTGACTCATTTTCTGACTTATGCTGATAATAACGCTGTTGGATATTTTAAGAAACAG GGCTTCACCAAAGAAATATACTTGGAGCAAGAGCGGTGGCGTGG GTATATTAAAGATTATGATGGAGGGATACTTATGGAGTGCAAAATCGATCCCAAGCTGCCGTACACTGATTTGTCAACTATGATCAGACGTCAGAGGCAG GCAATTGATGAAAAGATACGAGAACTATCAAATTGTCATATAGTCTACCCTGGAATTGATTTCCAAAAG AAAGAAGCTGGTGTACCTAAAAGAGTCATTAAAGTTGAGGACATTCCTGGTTTAA AGGAGGCTGGATGGAGTCCTGATCAGTATGGTCATTCACGATTTAAATTATTAAGTGCCTCTGCAGACAACACATCTAATCAAAAGCAATTGACTGCCCTCATGCGTGCACTTCTGAAg GCTATATATGACCATCCCGATGCTTGGCCATTTAAGGAACCAGTCGATTCACGTGATGTGCCTGATTATTACGATATAATAAAAGATCCCATGG ACCTGAAGACGATGTCAAAGCGAGTTGAATCAGAGCAATACTATATGACGCTCGAAATGTTCGTTGCAGATGCCAAAAGGATGTTTGCAAATGCGCGCACATATAACTCTCCTGAAACCATCTACTATAAATGTTCATCTAG GTTGGAAGCACATTTCACGTCAAAGGTTCAGTTAGGTCTTCAGTCGGGTCTCAAAATCCAACATTAG
- the LOC108222597 gene encoding protein ELC — protein MYVIIWWSLRPLLIQQKHIDNFTMSSTSSIQFIDGALSCTSPFALSYTDPYKKLLIRKHLILLLQNFPSFRPSVEAFTHNNGNIVNLLFAAGELHVSNSTVPINLTIWLHEDYPNTPPIVFVSSNLGSQIQQDHPFVDPSGSTLTPYLQTWLSPPCNLLDLVRNFVKLFSLVHPFNNSSTFASIEPSLVSRRQAMDRLSCGLHYDMMALRTESENDIEYLSTIQAEMVKRVDVTKYMIVKLEAEKRNLKKKVKEMTEEADVVMNWIKAHDHDNISANNIEDVFETADDESQVVLECAAADLAIEDLMYALDKAVEEEVMSFDLYIKQVRSLAREQFFHRAKLVKLNAMRNRLQN, from the coding sequence ATGTATGTTATAATATGGTGGAGTCTCAGGCCCTTGCTGATACAACAAAAACACATTGATAATTTCACAATGTCATCAACATCTTCAATTCAGTTTATTGATGGTGCACTTTCTTGCACAAGTCCTTTTGCTCTATCCTACACAGACCCTTACAAAAAATTGCTGATCCGCAAGCACTTGATCCTGCTTCTGCAAAATTTCCCATCTTTTCGCCCCTCTGTTGAAGCTTTCACACACAACAATGGAAACATTGTTAACCTTTTGTTTGCAGCAGGAGAGCTCCATGTCTCCAACTCCACCGTTCCCATCAATTTAACAATCTGGCTTCATGAAGATTATCCCAACACGCCTCCTATCGTATTTGTTTCATCAAATTTAGGCTCTCAGATACAACAAGACCATCCTTTTGTTGATCCCTCTGGCTCCACCTTGACGCCTTACCTTCAAACATGGCTCTCCCCTCCATGCAACTTATTAGACCTTGTTCGCAACTTTGTCAAGCTGTTCTCTCTTGTACATCCTTTTAATAATTCAAGCACTTTTGCATCAATAGAGCCTTCATTGGTTTCAAGAAGGCAGGCCATGGACCGGTTATCTTGTGGACTTCACTACGACATGATGGCATTGAGGACTGAGTCTGAGAATGACATAGAGTATTTATCAACCATTCAAGCTGAAATGGTGAAGCGAGTTGATGTTACAAAATACATGATCGTCAAACTTGAGGCCGAAAAAAGAAACTTGAAGAAAAAAGTGAAGGAAATGACTGAGGAAGCTGATGTTGTGATGAACTGGATTAAAGCTCATGATCATGACAACATAAGTGCTAATAACATAGAAGATGTTTTCGAGACCGCAGATGATGAATCACAAGTAGTTTTGGAATGTGCAGCTGCAGACTTGGCAATCGAAGATTTGATGTATGCATTGGACAAGGCTGTTGAAGAAGAGGTGATGAGTTTTGATCTTTATATCAAACAAGTGAGGAGCTTGGCTAGAGAACAATTCTTCCACAGGGCCAAGTTAGTTAAGTTGAATGCCATGAGAAataggttgcaaaattga